From a single Sinorhizobium sp. RAC02 genomic region:
- the flgH gene encoding flagellar basal body L-ring protein FlgH gives MKKTASALAVVLALTSCSSQALNEIGKAPAMSPIGSGLNYAETPQLAAYPKQPRTAAAGYSIWSDQQSALFKDSRAFKVGDILTVNIRVNDRATFDNKTDRSRTNKSGMNIGIGASGDLPDVEGKGDLTYGSSTSTKGDGTTERSERLNLLVAAVVTGVIENGNLLISGSQEVRVNHELRILNVAGIVRPQDVDSDNMIAYERVAEARISYGGRGRLTEVQQPPWGQQAVDLFSPL, from the coding sequence ATGAAGAAGACCGCCTCTGCCCTGGCCGTCGTGCTGGCTTTGACGAGCTGCTCCAGCCAGGCTCTGAACGAGATCGGCAAGGCGCCGGCGATGAGCCCTATCGGCAGCGGCCTCAACTATGCCGAAACGCCGCAATTGGCGGCCTATCCGAAGCAGCCGCGCACGGCCGCTGCCGGTTACTCGATCTGGAGCGACCAGCAGTCGGCGCTCTTCAAGGATTCGCGCGCCTTCAAGGTGGGCGACATCCTGACCGTCAATATCCGCGTCAACGACCGCGCGACCTTCGACAACAAGACAGACCGCTCGCGCACCAACAAGAGCGGCATGAACATTGGCATCGGCGCCAGCGGCGACCTCCCCGATGTCGAGGGGAAGGGCGACCTAACCTACGGCTCGTCGACCAGCACCAAGGGCGACGGCACGACGGAACGGTCCGAGCGCTTGAACCTGCTCGTTGCCGCCGTCGTCACCGGCGTGATCGAGAACGGCAACCTTCTGATCAGCGGCTCGCAGGAAGTGCGCGTCAACCATGAGTTGCGCATCCTCAACGTCGCCGGCATCGTGCGGCCTCAGGATGTCGATTCCGACAACATGATCGCCTACGAGCGTGTCGCGGAAGCCCGCATCTCCTACGGTGGCCGCGGCCGCCTGACCGAAGTGCAGCAGCCGCCGTGGGGCCAGCAGGCCGTCGATCTGTTCTCGCCGCTCTGA
- a CDS encoding MotE family protein, which yields MKTEPTLSAAAKTLARKLALPVAGFVLMAIPGAFAEERPVISTTSASADEIRAFCTNIADAARDQRYLIQKQELETLQKDVDERIKVLETRRAEYEDWLKRRNDFLKMAEGGLVEIYRKMKPDAAAAQLAEINPEIASAIVMKLPPRQSSTILGEMPADKAALLTRIIAIAGNANTPKDPS from the coding sequence ATGAAGACCGAGCCCACCCTTTCCGCCGCGGCAAAGACCTTGGCCCGCAAGCTTGCCTTGCCGGTCGCCGGCTTTGTCCTGATGGCCATTCCCGGCGCCTTTGCCGAAGAGCGCCCCGTCATCTCCACCACCAGTGCGAGTGCCGACGAAATCCGTGCATTCTGCACCAATATTGCGGATGCCGCGCGCGACCAGCGCTACCTCATTCAGAAGCAGGAACTCGAAACCCTCCAGAAGGATGTCGACGAACGCATCAAAGTGCTGGAAACCCGACGTGCTGAGTACGAGGACTGGCTCAAGCGCCGCAACGATTTCCTGAAGATGGCCGAAGGGGGCTTGGTCGAAATCTACCGGAAGATGAAACCGGATGCCGCCGCCGCACAGCTTGCGGAGATCAATCCGGAGATCGCTTCGGCGATCGTGATGAAGCTGCCGCCGCGCCAGTCGAGCACCATTCTCGGTGAAATGCCGGCCGACAAGGCAGCCCTCCTCACCCGCATTATCGCCATTGCCGGCAATGCGAACACGCCAAAGGATCCGTCATGA
- a CDS encoding flagellar basal body P-ring protein FlgI produces the protein MRSLFLRALAVVTCLALAVGPAMSAARIKDIASLQSGRENQLIGYGLVVGLQGTGDSMRSSPFTEQSMRAMLQNLGISMVGTQSRAKNIAAVLVTANLPPFSSPGSRIDVTVGSLGDSTSLRGGTLVMTSLTGADGQIYAVAQGSIVVTGVSASGDAASVQQGVTTAGRVPNGAIIERELPSRFKDSSDLVLQLRNPDFSTAVGMADAINRYAAAQYGSPIAESRDSQSVHVAKPKMADLARLMADIENLVVETDVPARVVINERTGTIVIGQDVRISPVAVSYGTLTVQVNEMPQVVQPEPFSDGVTAVEPNTDILVQQDGGQVALLDGSSLRSLVSGLNSIGVKPDGIISILQSIKTAGALQAELVLQ, from the coding sequence ATGCGTTCCCTCTTCCTCCGCGCTCTCGCCGTCGTTACCTGCCTCGCCCTTGCGGTCGGTCCGGCCATGTCGGCCGCCCGCATCAAGGACATCGCCTCGCTTCAATCCGGGCGCGAAAACCAGCTCATCGGCTACGGCCTCGTCGTCGGCCTCCAGGGCACGGGCGACAGCATGCGTTCGTCGCCGTTTACCGAACAATCCATGCGCGCGATGCTGCAAAACCTCGGCATCTCGATGGTCGGTACGCAGAGCCGCGCGAAGAACATCGCGGCCGTGCTCGTCACCGCCAATCTGCCGCCCTTCTCCAGTCCCGGCAGCCGTATCGACGTGACCGTCGGTTCTCTCGGTGATTCGACGTCGCTGCGCGGCGGCACGCTCGTCATGACGTCGCTGACAGGCGCTGACGGTCAGATCTATGCGGTGGCGCAGGGCTCGATCGTCGTCACGGGCGTCAGCGCCTCGGGGGACGCTGCGTCCGTCCAGCAGGGTGTTACGACCGCTGGCCGCGTACCGAACGGCGCGATCATCGAACGCGAGCTGCCCTCGCGCTTCAAGGATTCGTCCGACCTCGTTCTGCAGCTTCGCAATCCGGATTTCTCGACGGCGGTCGGTATGGCGGATGCGATCAATCGTTATGCAGCCGCCCAATACGGTTCGCCGATCGCCGAATCGCGCGATTCACAGTCCGTCCACGTCGCCAAGCCGAAGATGGCCGACCTTGCCCGTCTGATGGCGGATATCGAAAACCTTGTCGTCGAAACGGATGTGCCGGCACGTGTCGTCATCAACGAACGCACGGGAACGATCGTCATCGGCCAGGACGTGCGGATCTCGCCGGTCGCCGTCAGCTACGGCACGCTCACCGTGCAGGTCAACGAGATGCCGCAGGTTGTGCAGCCCGAACCCTTTTCCGACGGCGTGACGGCAGTCGAGCCGAACACCGACATTCTCGTCCAGCAGGATGGCGGCCAGGTCGCCCTGCTCGACGGTTCCAGCCTGCGCTCGCTCGTCTCCGGGTTGAACAGCATTGGCGTCAAGCCTGACGGCATCATCTCGATCCTGCAGAGCATCAAGACTGCAGGCGCCCTCCAGGCAGAACTGGTGCTGCAATGA
- the flgA gene encoding flagellar basal body P-ring formation chaperone FlgA, which yields MFRLTAALRRGKIVSAHGRAALLALLGLFVADAALADMRTAVVPKRIIYPGEEIQAGQLEEVEVTNPNLVNGYAEDINAVSGLISKRTLLPGRVILTSALREPFAVSRGTTVQLVFDNGSLILRASGTPLQDAAVGELIKVRNKDSGVIVSGTVMGDGTVHVVAK from the coding sequence ATGTTTCGCCTGACAGCAGCTCTTCGCAGAGGAAAGATCGTCTCGGCCCACGGCCGTGCAGCCTTGCTCGCGCTCCTCGGCCTATTCGTGGCCGATGCCGCGCTTGCGGACATGCGCACCGCCGTCGTGCCGAAGCGCATCATCTATCCCGGCGAGGAGATCCAGGCGGGACAGCTCGAGGAGGTCGAGGTCACCAACCCGAACCTCGTCAATGGCTATGCCGAAGACATCAATGCCGTCAGCGGCTTGATTTCGAAGCGCACGCTGTTGCCGGGGCGGGTCATCCTCACCTCGGCGCTGCGCGAGCCTTTCGCGGTTTCCCGCGGCACCACCGTCCAGCTCGTCTTCGACAACGGTTCGCTGATATTGCGCGCCTCCGGCACGCCGCTGCAGGACGCCGCGGTCGGTGAACTCATCAAGGTTCGCAACAAGGATTCCGGTGTGATCGTTTCCGGCACGGTCATGGGCGATGGAACCGTGCACGTGGTGGCGAAATGA
- the flgG gene encoding flagellar basal-body rod protein FlgG, whose translation MKALAIAATGMNAQQTNLEVIANNIANINTTGFKRARAEFSDLLYQTERAAGVPNRANQSVVPEGAIIGLGVKTAAIRNLHLQGGLTSTGNSFDLALIGRGWFQIEAADGTTLYTRAGAFNTNADGQLVTLDGYTVVPGITVPQDATEVTVSKSGQVFATVGGDQQDLGQITLANFVNEAGLEPLGENLFRETAASGAANVGAPDEAGFAYIQQNYLEASNVDPVKEITDLISAQRAYEMNSKIIQAADEMAAVVSKNLR comes from the coding sequence ATGAAAGCCCTTGCCATCGCCGCCACCGGCATGAACGCCCAGCAGACCAATCTTGAAGTCATCGCGAACAACATCGCGAACATCAACACGACCGGCTTCAAGCGCGCCCGCGCAGAGTTTTCCGACCTGCTCTACCAGACGGAGCGCGCCGCAGGCGTGCCGAACCGTGCCAACCAGTCCGTCGTGCCGGAAGGTGCGATCATCGGTCTTGGCGTGAAGACCGCCGCCATTCGCAACCTGCACCTCCAGGGCGGCCTGACGAGCACCGGCAACTCCTTCGACCTCGCCCTGATCGGCCGCGGCTGGTTCCAGATCGAGGCGGCGGACGGCACCACGCTCTATACCCGCGCCGGCGCTTTCAACACCAATGCCGATGGCCAGCTCGTCACCCTCGACGGCTATACGGTCGTGCCCGGCATCACCGTGCCGCAGGATGCGACGGAAGTGACCGTCAGCAAGTCCGGCCAGGTCTTCGCGACGGTCGGCGGCGATCAGCAGGACCTCGGCCAGATCACGCTGGCGAACTTCGTCAACGAAGCCGGCCTCGAGCCGCTTGGCGAAAACCTGTTCCGCGAAACTGCCGCTTCCGGTGCAGCCAATGTCGGCGCTCCGGATGAAGCGGGCTTCGCCTACATCCAGCAGAATTACCTCGAAGCCTCCAACGTTGATCCGGTCAAGGAAATCACCGATCTCATCTCGGCACAGCGTGCCTATGAGATGAACTCGAAGATCATCCAGGCAGCGGACGAAATGGCGGCCGTGGTCAGCAAGAACCTGAGATAA
- a CDS encoding flagellar hook-basal body complex protein FliE has product MIESIKGVNSLFSTGALSSVTNDTSSTVSSAAAQGTGTGMSFAQVMGDMATEATNSLRLSETKSFEAIQGKATTREVVDAVMNAEQTLQTAIAIRDKVVTAYLEIARMQI; this is encoded by the coding sequence ATGATCGAGAGCATCAAGGGCGTCAATTCGCTCTTCTCCACCGGCGCCCTTTCGAGCGTCACCAACGACACGTCCAGCACCGTATCCTCTGCCGCCGCGCAGGGCACCGGTACGGGCATGAGCTTCGCCCAGGTGATGGGCGACATGGCGACGGAAGCGACCAATTCGCTGAGACTGAGCGAAACCAAGTCCTTCGAAGCCATCCAGGGCAAGGCGACGACCCGCGAAGTGGTCGACGCCGTCATGAACGCCGAGCAGACGCTGCAGACCGCCATCGCCATCCGCGACAAGGTCGTCACCGCCTATCTCGAAATAGCCAGAATGCAGATCTGA
- the flgC gene encoding flagellar basal body rod protein FlgC, which produces MDPLVASMKVAASGLEAQSTRIRIVSENLANARSTGDTPGADPFRRKTVTFASELDRATGASLVQVERLGVDEGEFSTEYDPGNPAANEQGVVKMPNVNMLIEMADMREANRSYEANLQSIKQSRDLISATIDLLRASQ; this is translated from the coding sequence ATGGATCCGCTCGTAGCTTCAATGAAAGTCGCGGCCTCGGGACTTGAGGCGCAATCTACCCGCATTCGCATCGTTTCGGAAAACCTGGCAAACGCCCGTTCCACCGGCGACACGCCTGGTGCTGACCCGTTCCGCCGCAAGACCGTGACCTTCGCCTCCGAACTCGACCGGGCAACCGGTGCATCGCTGGTTCAGGTCGAGCGTCTCGGCGTCGACGAGGGCGAGTTCTCGACCGAATACGACCCCGGCAACCCGGCGGCAAACGAACAGGGCGTCGTCAAGATGCCGAACGTCAACATGCTGATCGAAATGGCCGACATGCGGGAAGCCAACCGCTCCTATGAAGCCAACCTGCAGAGCATCAAACAGTCACGCGACCTGATCAGCGCGACCATCGACCTCCTGAGGGCATCGCAATGA
- the flgB gene encoding flagellar basal body rod protein FlgB, producing MQPIQLFELASKQADWLSVRQSVVAGNIANANTPGFKAKDVTPFQAVLETTGIRMAATQPGHFTESEMASRVIETKPTEEIGVQESGNTVGIAEELMKEGQVKRDFELNAGLVKAFHRMMLMTVRR from the coding sequence ATGCAACCGATACAACTGTTTGAACTGGCATCGAAGCAAGCCGATTGGCTCTCAGTCCGCCAGAGTGTGGTTGCAGGCAACATCGCCAACGCCAACACCCCCGGGTTCAAGGCGAAGGACGTCACCCCCTTTCAGGCGGTGCTCGAAACCACGGGCATTCGCATGGCGGCAACGCAGCCCGGCCATTTCACCGAAAGCGAAATGGCAAGCCGCGTGATCGAAACCAAACCCACCGAAGAGATCGGCGTGCAGGAGTCCGGCAACACTGTCGGTATTGCCGAAGAACTCATGAAAGAGGGCCAGGTCAAGCGTGATTTCGAGTTGAATGCCGGCCTCGTAAAGGCCTTTCATCGCATGATGCTGATGACAGTCAGAAGGTAA
- a CDS encoding flagellar protein, whose translation MTVTDFDADERVQPIKRSEGGRYSTGDKVLAGVGVLLAAGAAFFPWYVFLNPGKFSVPALWEGKTRDLPETAAKEVMSVSPAAMIDNDDTPPLESVDPVATATTAGGSTEKTLGVPLDTGLDQPLPANSGFRLMHVANGRALIEDARGMYIVRVGSILPDNSRLATLEQRDGAWVIVTSNGEIVKRN comes from the coding sequence ATGACAGTGACGGATTTCGACGCGGACGAGAGGGTTCAGCCGATCAAGCGGTCGGAAGGCGGGCGCTACAGTACTGGTGACAAGGTGCTTGCCGGCGTCGGCGTGCTGCTTGCTGCCGGGGCGGCCTTCTTCCCCTGGTATGTCTTCCTCAATCCGGGGAAGTTCTCCGTGCCGGCGCTGTGGGAGGGCAAGACCCGGGACCTGCCGGAGACGGCGGCCAAGGAAGTGATGAGCGTTTCGCCCGCCGCCATGATCGACAACGACGACACCCCGCCGCTCGAGAGCGTCGACCCCGTCGCGACCGCCACCACGGCTGGCGGCAGCACGGAAAAGACGCTGGGTGTGCCGCTGGATACCGGCCTCGACCAGCCGCTGCCGGCAAATTCCGGCTTCCGCCTCATGCATGTGGCGAACGGCCGAGCGCTGATCGAAGACGCGCGCGGCATGTACATCGTGCGCGTTGGCTCCATCTTGCCGGACAACAGTCGCCTGGCGACCCTCGAACAGCGCGACGGCGCCTGGGTCATCGTCACTTCGAACGGCGAGATCGTCAAACGCAACTGA
- the fliI gene encoding flagellar protein export ATPase FliI codes for MLNALAGLVKRYSSPEFSVVHGGHVQTIAAGNYTVSGLSRHVRLGEFVAHRSPTGIHLGEVVRVEPDSVVVCPIEPGEPISIHDTVIRKGAFRVAPTASWCGRTINALGEPIDGLGPLVQGDDRRSIHNSAPPSMTRKRVEKGFSTGVRAIDIFAPLCLGQRLGIFAGSGVGKSTLLSMLARADAFDKVVIALVGERGREVREFIEDTLGDNLSKSVAVVATSDESPMLRKMAPLTAVTIAEHYRDQGDNVLLIIDSVTRFAHAIREVATASGEPPIARGYPASVFTELPRLLERAGPGAEGSGSITAIISILVDGDNHNDPIADSTRGILDGHIVMERSLAEEGRYPPINPLASISRLARKAWTPDQEKLVSRLKALIHRFEETRDLRLIGGYRPGGDPDLDMAIKQVPIIYEVLKQTPSERPAADSFSDLATALKNAAGQGGAPARGRG; via the coding sequence ATGCTCAATGCGCTCGCTGGCCTCGTGAAGCGCTATTCGTCGCCGGAATTCTCCGTCGTGCACGGTGGCCATGTCCAGACGATCGCCGCCGGCAACTATACGGTGAGCGGCCTGTCGCGCCATGTGCGGCTCGGCGAATTCGTGGCGCATCGCAGCCCGACCGGCATCCATCTCGGCGAGGTGGTGCGTGTCGAGCCGGATTCGGTCGTCGTCTGCCCGATCGAGCCGGGTGAGCCGATCAGCATCCATGACACGGTCATCCGCAAGGGCGCTTTTCGTGTCGCGCCGACAGCCTCCTGGTGCGGCCGCACCATCAATGCGCTTGGCGAGCCGATCGACGGGCTCGGCCCGCTCGTGCAGGGGGACGATCGCCGCTCCATCCACAATTCCGCGCCGCCGTCGATGACGCGCAAGCGCGTCGAAAAGGGTTTCAGCACGGGCGTTCGGGCAATCGATATCTTTGCGCCGCTCTGCCTCGGCCAGCGTCTCGGCATCTTCGCCGGTTCGGGTGTCGGCAAATCGACGCTGCTGTCGATGCTGGCGCGCGCCGATGCCTTCGACAAGGTCGTCATCGCGCTTGTCGGCGAACGCGGCCGTGAAGTGCGCGAATTCATCGAGGATACGCTCGGCGACAACCTTTCCAAGTCGGTTGCGGTTGTCGCGACCAGCGACGAAAGCCCGATGCTGCGCAAGATGGCGCCGCTGACCGCCGTCACCATCGCCGAACATTACCGCGACCAGGGCGACAACGTGCTGCTCATCATCGACAGCGTGACGCGTTTTGCCCATGCGATCCGCGAGGTGGCGACGGCCTCCGGAGAGCCGCCGATCGCGCGCGGTTATCCGGCCTCGGTCTTTACCGAACTGCCCCGCCTGCTCGAACGTGCCGGTCCCGGCGCGGAAGGATCCGGCTCGATCACCGCGATCATCTCGATCCTCGTCGACGGCGACAACCATAACGACCCGATCGCCGACTCGACGCGCGGTATTCTGGACGGGCACATCGTGATGGAGCGCAGCCTTGCGGAGGAGGGGCGCTACCCGCCGATCAATCCACTTGCCTCGATCTCGCGCCTCGCTCGCAAGGCCTGGACGCCGGACCAGGAAAAGCTGGTCTCGCGCCTGAAGGCGCTGATCCATCGCTTCGAGGAAACGCGGGACCTGCGCCTCATCGGCGGCTATCGCCCGGGCGGCGATCCCGATCTCGACATGGCGATCAAGCAGGTGCCGATCATCTATGAGGTTCTGAAACAGACGCCGAGCGAACGGCCCGCGGCCGATTCGTTTTCCGATCTTGCCACGGCGCTGAAGAATGCAGCCGGGCAGGGCGGTGCACCGGCACGAGGAAGGGGATGA
- the flgF gene encoding flagellar basal-body rod protein FlgF, giving the protein MQTGLYVSLSSQLALDRRLTTLADNVANSTTVGFRATEVKFNQVISDQKVADVAFVSQGNEFISTRAGGMTETGGTLDFAIKGDAWFQVETPSGPTLTRDGRFTLTEAGELVTLNGYAVLDAGGGPIQLDGANGPIVLSADGQLNQNGQPVAALGLFSADLSGGFTRAGNSGIITAIPPEPVIDRLDAGVVQGYVEESNVNAIGEMTQLIQVTRAFESIASLLRDSEESMNEAVRTLGGSR; this is encoded by the coding sequence ATGCAGACCGGGCTCTATGTATCGCTTTCGTCCCAGCTTGCGCTCGACCGCCGCCTGACGACCCTCGCCGACAATGTCGCGAACTCGACGACCGTCGGCTTTCGCGCCACGGAAGTGAAATTCAACCAGGTGATCAGCGACCAGAAGGTCGCCGACGTCGCCTTTGTTTCGCAAGGCAACGAATTCATCTCGACGCGCGCCGGCGGCATGACCGAGACCGGCGGCACCCTGGATTTCGCCATCAAGGGTGATGCCTGGTTCCAGGTAGAGACGCCCTCCGGCCCGACACTCACCCGCGACGGTCGCTTCACGCTGACTGAAGCCGGCGAGCTGGTGACGCTCAATGGTTACGCCGTGCTCGATGCCGGTGGTGGGCCGATCCAGCTTGACGGCGCCAATGGGCCGATCGTGCTCAGCGCTGATGGCCAGCTCAACCAGAACGGCCAGCCGGTCGCGGCACTCGGCCTCTTCTCGGCGGATCTGTCCGGCGGATTCACGCGGGCCGGCAACAGCGGCATCATCACCGCCATTCCGCCGGAACCGGTGATCGATCGCCTCGATGCCGGCGTGGTGCAGGGCTATGTCGAGGAATCCAACGTCAACGCCATCGGCGAGATGACGCAGCTCATCCAGGTCACGCGCGCCTTCGAAAGCATCGCATCGCTGTTGCGCGACAGCGAGGAATCAATGAACGAGGCGGTGCGCACCCTGGGTGGAAGCCGGTAA
- a CDS encoding DUF1217 domain-containing protein, whose amino-acid sequence MTTTYTSYKLITADLQTSLNRVSEQPDVKRETEYYLSKIGGVKSVDDFFADSRLYNYVMKAHGLEDMAYAKAFMRKVLTEGVDDKDAFANKLTDTRYKALAESLNFAKYGELATTFERAQKGMVDKYTRQTLELSAGEDNTGVRLALYFERMASTVTSGYSIIADDALAQVVRTAFQLPAEFAATDIDRQAAYYEDVLDLEDFKDPLKVGKFLERFTAMWELENPSGSYDPLTAFQPSSLTGISTDLLLSINNLKLGGR is encoded by the coding sequence GTGACGACCACCTATACAAGCTACAAGCTGATTACCGCCGACCTCCAGACGTCGCTGAACCGCGTGTCGGAGCAGCCGGACGTCAAGCGGGAGACGGAATATTACCTGTCGAAGATCGGCGGCGTGAAATCGGTCGACGATTTCTTCGCCGACAGCCGGCTTTATAACTATGTCATGAAGGCGCACGGCCTGGAGGACATGGCCTACGCCAAAGCCTTCATGCGCAAGGTACTGACGGAAGGCGTCGACGACAAGGACGCGTTCGCCAACAAGCTTACCGACACGCGCTACAAGGCCCTGGCGGAATCGCTCAATTTCGCCAAGTATGGCGAACTTGCCACCACCTTCGAGCGCGCCCAGAAGGGCATGGTCGACAAGTACACCCGCCAAACGCTGGAGCTCAGTGCCGGCGAAGACAATACCGGCGTTCGGCTCGCGCTCTATTTCGAGCGCATGGCATCCACCGTCACATCGGGCTATTCGATCATCGCCGATGACGCGCTGGCGCAGGTCGTGCGCACGGCCTTTCAGCTTCCGGCGGAATTCGCCGCGACCGATATCGACCGCCAGGCCGCCTACTATGAAGACGTGCTCGATCTCGAGGATTTCAAGGACCCTCTGAAGGTCGGAAAGTTCCTGGAGCGCTTCACCGCGATGTGGGAACTGGAAAACCCATCCGGCAGCTACGACCCGCTGACGGCCTTCCAGCCGTCGAGCCTCACCGGCATTTCGACCGACCTGCTTCTATCCATCAATAACCTGAAACTCGGAGGTCGCTGA
- the motA gene encoding flagellar motor stator protein MotA — protein MNIIIGLIVTFGCVLGGYMAMGGHLEVLNQPFELLIIGGAGIGGFIVANTMKVIKETGKALGEAFKHKVPKERHYLDTLGVLYSLMRDLRTKSRNEIEAHIDNPAESTIFQSAPTVLANHELTAFICDYVRLIIIGNARSHEIEALMDEEIQTITRDKMKPYHALGTMGDAFPAIGIVAAVLGVIKAMGAINESPEVLGGKIAAALVGTLLGVFLSYSIVTPIITNIKVVREKQNRLYIIVKQTLLAYMNGSVPQVALEYGRKTISSYERPSIDAVEQEMMNPGGGSKAA, from the coding sequence ATGAACATCATCATCGGTCTTATCGTTACCTTCGGCTGCGTCCTCGGCGGCTATATGGCCATGGGCGGGCACCTGGAGGTGCTGAACCAACCCTTCGAACTCCTCATCATCGGCGGCGCCGGGATCGGCGGCTTCATCGTCGCCAACACGATGAAGGTGATCAAGGAGACCGGGAAGGCGCTCGGCGAGGCCTTCAAGCACAAGGTGCCGAAGGAGCGCCACTATCTCGATACGCTCGGCGTGCTCTACAGCCTGATGCGGGACCTGCGCACGAAGTCGCGCAACGAGATTGAAGCGCATATCGACAACCCGGCCGAATCCACGATCTTCCAGTCAGCCCCGACGGTTCTCGCCAATCATGAACTGACGGCCTTCATCTGCGACTACGTCCGCCTCATCATCATCGGCAATGCCCGCAGCCATGAGATCGAGGCGCTGATGGACGAGGAAATCCAGACGATCACGCGCGACAAGATGAAGCCCTACCACGCACTCGGCACGATGGGCGACGCCTTCCCGGCAATCGGTATTGTCGCGGCCGTTCTCGGCGTTATCAAGGCCATGGGCGCCATCAACGAAAGCCCTGAAGTGCTCGGCGGCAAGATCGCGGCCGCCCTCGTCGGAACGCTGCTCGGCGTGTTCCTGTCCTATTCGATTGTCACTCCGATCATCACCAACATCAAGGTGGTGCGCGAAAAGCAGAACCGCCTCTACATCATCGTGAAGCAGACGCTGCTCGCCTACATGAACGGCTCCGTGCCGCAGGTGGCGCTGGAATATGGCCGCAAGACCATCTCCTCCTACGAACGCCCGTCGATCGACGCGGTGGAGCAGGAAATGATGAACCCGGGCGGCGGATCGAAGGCGGCTTAA
- a CDS encoding FliM/FliN family flagellar motor switch protein, which translates to MRDATVTAPPAMDPIVLARLTGRLGDQATISKLCATLGEVFAEFLPDMLESELGFEVAVSYAGFETGKYGPLISGLGGAMACCDASLRNWCDRFTLICDSPMIITLVENMLGAVSDSIEDPEARPLSKIELDLAAMMFDRISSVLKTAVTDANSYEPFLGPSHNAETRKPAEDGSDDTFVAMINMSVGIGPVLSTFHVIIPQHVLLKSTVTAPKPANAAKTRVEWSEELGEQVRRSKVTLEARIRLEAQTLDTISRLQAGDIIPFNESGDVRVEVNANGRNLYVCEFGRSGARYTVRVKDTYGSEDDILQHIIG; encoded by the coding sequence ATGAGAGACGCGACCGTGACTGCACCGCCCGCCATGGACCCGATCGTTCTCGCCCGCCTCACCGGCCGGCTCGGCGACCAGGCAACGATCTCCAAGCTCTGCGCCACCCTCGGCGAGGTCTTCGCGGAATTCCTGCCGGACATGCTGGAAAGCGAACTCGGCTTCGAGGTCGCCGTTTCCTATGCGGGTTTCGAAACCGGCAAATACGGCCCGCTGATATCGGGCCTCGGCGGCGCCATGGCCTGCTGCGATGCGTCGCTGCGCAACTGGTGTGATCGCTTCACCCTGATCTGCGACAGCCCGATGATCATCACACTCGTCGAGAACATGCTCGGCGCCGTCAGCGATTCGATCGAGGATCCGGAAGCACGCCCGCTCTCCAAGATCGAGCTCGATCTCGCCGCCATGATGTTCGACCGTATTTCCAGCGTGCTGAAAACCGCCGTCACCGATGCGAACAGCTACGAACCCTTCCTCGGCCCGTCGCACAACGCCGAGACGCGCAAGCCTGCGGAGGACGGTTCGGACGACACCTTCGTCGCCATGATCAACATGTCCGTCGGCATCGGGCCTGTTCTATCGACTTTCCACGTCATCATTCCGCAGCACGTTCTTCTGAAGTCGACGGTCACCGCCCCCAAGCCTGCCAACGCGGCGAAAACCCGCGTCGAGTGGAGCGAAGAGCTCGGCGAGCAGGTCCGCCGCTCGAAGGTGACGCTCGAGGCGCGCATCCGCCTCGAAGCGCAGACGCTCGACACGATCAGCCGGCTTCAGGCCGGTGACATCATCCCGTTCAACGAATCGGGTGACGTGCGCGTCGAGGTCAATGCCAACGGCCGCAATCTCTACGTCTGCGAATTCGGCCGCTCCGGCGCCCGCTACACGGTTCGCGTCAAGGATACATACGGCTCGGAGGACGACATCCTCCAGCACATCATCGGATAG